The window aagCACCATAATTTAAATACTTAATTATCTTTTCATCACAATATTTGTGGCACATAAGGCATCGCTTTAGAATCCATCTTAGAATAAAGATGCTCTTTCCCcgcaaagtgaaaatataacTCATCCTTGGGCTAAAAAGTATTATGTATGTACTTGTAGCTAATACACCAGGCACACCGCAGCCGTTTGGAGAGACCTTGTTTACAGTATTGTGTGCATGAGAAGTATAATTTACTTTAAAAGGGCTTGTATATTGATAACATATACTGATTACTGGTATAACTCTGAATCAGCCAGCCTATGTATTTTGTTAATATCATGCTCTTCGTAAAATTAATACATATCATTGAAATGCAGGCTTCTGTCCGCACAATGTGACATTTGCATTCTTTTATGTAGTACTACCACACACCAAGCTCACGTGGAAGTATATCCATGAAATGATACACTGTCAAAACCCATACAAACTGCTATCTTACAGAAAGGACACAAATCATTGCATATTTTGAAAAAGCTTGCAGTTAGAAAATGGAAATGATCAGTTTAACTATAACAACATTATGCAAACACCCTTCCATGTCCTCTTACCAATTAACTCAATTAGTTTGTATATGAAGATAGACTTTAAGAAGACATAATGTCACTGGCGGTGTGCCTAAAAGTTTGCCTATAACAGTGTtactaatttaaaaaacatgctTTGACACATGCCTGTCAATATATCTGATATGATAAATTGAGACATTACAAGATTGTTACCACATTAACAAGTTTAATTTAACCATTTACAATCTGTGAGGAGAACGAAGACTTTACAAATAACAACAGGAAGTGGAGGAAGAGGTAACAGGAACCATTGCTCCCTCTTCATGGTGGTCTGGATCAGCTCCCACAGGTCCCACTAGGCATGACTTTGAGCACATTGTCCATGTTGACTGATGTTTGATTCAGGTATCGAGTCCAGGAACAATGGATAAGGGAAGTGTGACAACAGTTGCACTTCAGCCTTTAGGTAACCCCGCGGCCTTCTATTCCTCCTCTTTGTTCTCGTAattgtgtttaatgtgtttcCATAGTTTCTACAATAAATCACATATTAGTTAAGTTAGATATTGCATATGCACAGATAGGTTGTGAAGTTGTAAAAGGACGCGTTTGCTcgatagcttagcttagctaacgttagcactgcTTCGCCCTCTGCTTACAAGGTCAGGATAAAACAAGCACTAAAACACCAAAGGACACACTTACCCCGCGATTCATTTGCTCAAAGATCGCGTCACCACCTTGGTCAAATACTCGTTCAAAGAAGACCGCTCCAACCATGATGGTTATAGCGAAAGTGGACGTTCTCCTGAAGAGCAGATTGTAGACGGACTTAGCCAGCGCCATGTCGGTGGATTGACGTATTGCGCAGGAACGGAAGCTGGGACAAAACGCTTCCGCTCCAGGAGCAGCGGATGTTAGCAATAACAGTAGTGTggatttcctttttctttttacaccaGTTAGCTAAAGTGACATAGGGCCTTTCAAACATCACGGAGGAGGGCAGCACTGTTTCGCCAATGGTTTGTGCTCTTTAAATTCAACAACACACAGCGATTTTAAGTAAACGTATTGATGTAACGTTAATAATAAGCAGCATGTAAGCTACTTAACCATCTAGTTTTAACAACGCTACGGACACATGTTAAGGAATATTAACGTTTGCTTCGCTGGTTGTGTTATCTGGGGAAGTGTTTGTACCAGCATCAAACTGTTCGTTGCTACATGCTCAGTGTGTATATTATTAAAGAGTTTTGTGCCTTCACAATGATTGTGTCCTCACAGTAGAACAGGAAGTCATACCAATGCatattcaaaataaaggcaCCTCCAAT is drawn from Sander vitreus isolate 19-12246 chromosome 16, sanVit1, whole genome shotgun sequence and contains these coding sequences:
- the uqcr10 gene encoding cytochrome b-c1 complex subunit 9 codes for the protein MALAKSVYNLLFRRTSTFAITIMVGAVFFERVFDQGGDAIFEQMNRGKLWKHIKHNYENKEEE